Part of the Terriglobales bacterium genome is shown below.
TGCTACAGGGATTTTTGAGCGTTTCCATGCGGCTGCACGTGGTGATGGAGAAATTGCCGCAAGATTCGCCCGCCCGGGAGTCGATCTCGGTTGTTCTGGAGTTGATGAGGCAAGTTATCGACGAGGGCCGCAACGCCGTCAAAGGCTTGCGTTCATCGGACGGCCTTTCCTTGGATTTGCCGCAGGCTTTTTCGAGAATTCGCAACGAAATGACGCTGCAGGGTGACGTTGAATTTCGTGTGATCGTCGAGGGGCATATACGCCCACTGCGTCCTGTGCTTCGTGACGAAGTCTATCGCATTGGCCGGGAGGCGTTGATCAATGCGGTTCGTCACTCGCAGGCAAAGAGGATCGAAATCGAACTTGAATACACAAACAAGCGGCTTCGCGTCCTGGTGCGCGACGATGGTTGCGGTATGGACCCCAGGGTGCTCCATTCGGGCCGGGAGGGGCATTGGGGAGTCATTGGCATGCGCGAGCGGGCGGAGAAAATTGGCGGCCAGCTTCGAATTTGGAGCAATGTGTCAGCTGGAACAGAAGTCGAGCTGTCGGTGCCTGGTCAGGTCGCGTTCGAATCCAAGTCCCCGGGTGTTGTTCAGAGATGTCTTAACCGTTTGAGCCCTAGAAACGGCTCAGCGAGCCGACTGGAGCGCTCTTAAGTGCCGGAGGCCAGTTTAGCCTTGGACCTCCCTAAAAGACTAATCGGAGTCCAAACTGCAACCGGCGCATGGGTTGAGCATTGCGCAGTTGTCCGAATAGCGCGGTACCAACTGTCTGACCGAAACCCGTCGCTCCAGTGCGCTGGCCGACAAGGCTCACCATGTTAAATGCGTTCGTGGCCTCCGCACGGAAAGTCAACCCGAATCGTTCTGTGAGCTTGAAGTCGCGTAAGATGGCTAGATCGATGTCCTGATAGCCGGGGTTGTCGAGGAAGTTGCGCGGCGAATTGCCATCGGTGGCAACTCCGGTAACCGCCTGATTCTGCACGAAGGCGTCGGTATTGAACCATCTTGCAGCCGTGGGATGGGAAACATGCGGATCCCCGATCAATTGGGCACGGTCTGTATTCGATACGCCATCCAGGTTCGCGTCAATGCCGTTGAGCACAGTAAAAGGCACGCCGCTTCGCCACCTTATTATTGATGAGATCGACCAACCGTTAAGGATTCCGCGTGCCAGGCCGCTGCTGCCGTTGTAGTAATTAGGTTGAAATACAAAAGAGGCCCCGAACACGTGGCGCTGATCGGTATCGGCGCGTCCCCGGTCTTCGCTCAAGTTGCTCATGTTCTGCGCCCCGCCTTGAGTTGTGTTGTTCTGCAGTTCCACGCTGTTCAGAGTCTTACTGTAGACATAGAAGGCACTCAAGCCGAAGTGATTGCCCATTCTCTTGGACGCTTCCAGTTGCAATGCATGGTACGAAGCAGTCTGGTTTGACTGCAGCAGTAATATCTGGCCAAAGGCTGGATTCGGTCTGCGCGCCAGAACGTTTGCGCTGCTGGTCGTCGCGTTGGCAGTGACCACCGGGTAGTTGACGTCCTGCGCGAAAGGAAGATCGTGGCTTAGCGATCCAACGTAGGCAGCCGTAACCGCTAGACTGTTTGTGAGCTGGCGTGCGACTGAAAAATTCAATTGATACGTGTACGGCCATTGGAAGTTTGTGGACGCGCCGAAGATCGAGCCGCCCGCGACAAATGTTCCCTGGTAGGGAAAGGGATTACCCCCAGGGTAGGCGTTGTAGGGGTTGCTTAGAGTCGCCCCTAGCGGCGCTCCGCTGGGGGAGGTTTTCTGGTTAACGTTAGCGAATGACAGCCGGATGGAGAACGGCTCGAAATTTGTCGTCGTGTTCCACTCGTTTCCCGAAACACTGCCAAAGTAAACTCCAGCGCCAGCGCGCACGGCCGTCCTGCCGTCACCGAAAGGGTCCCAAGCCACGCCTACGCGCGGCGAGACGTGGTGCCACCGTATCGGCACAATCCCGCGCTCCACACCGGCATCTCCGGGGAACAGAATTCCCGTGGGCGCGCTCGGTCTTACCGTAGACTGCTCACCGGCAAGGTAGGTAGCTTCGCGGTCCAGCGGATCGGTCGGCGGTGTCTGTACGTCCCAGCGCAGCCCGAGATTTAGGGTTACTCGGGGATGAACTCGAAAATCATCCTGCGCAAACAGCGCAATGTACCAGCTATTCGTATACCCGGTGATCGGCGAGTCCTGGCTTACAGCACTGGGAATGCCGAGCTCGAAATCAGCGAGAGCGTTGCTCGCCTTGGTGACGCCGCCGTTAAAGGTGAAAACACCGTAATTGTTAAGCAATGTTTGCTGGATGTCCTTGTTCAACGAGAGTTCGGCCCCGAACTTGATGGTGTGCCGTCCCCGAGACCAGAGAAACACGTCGCGCAGAGAGTAAAAATTTGTGCCCGCGGTGGGGCCAGCGATAGCATTGGTCAGGTTGAAGTAGCCCTGGACGGTGATTTGTGGCAACGAGGGCACACCCTGCACCGTAAAGGTGGAACCGAGGTCACCGAGCGAGGTTGGCGGAAGGTTCAACCGCCCGCCAAAGTTGCGCGTATAGGTAAGCCAGGCTTGATTGACTTGATCGCCGCTGATCACCCAGACATCACTCAGGTTGACTTCGTGTTGCCGCCAGCTTAACTCCTGCACTCCCCACGGCAAGTTTCCGCCACCAGCTTGAATGGTGTTGCTGCCGCCCGTCTCAAAGTAGCTGCCGGTGAAGCGGTGCGCAGTATTGATTTGGTGATCGACTTTGATGAGGAACTCGTCGCTGTTGTAAGGGCTGGGCACATAGCCCTGCCAGACATTCCCCGCCACGCCCGGCGTCGCTGACGGAACCAAGGTATTGAGAATGTTCATCGCCACCGGATCCAACCGGTTGGAGCAGATTTTGCCCACGACGCCGTCACACGTGAACACTTTTCCGGTTGCCGGATCAATGGGCTTGTGCGCCGACTGGGAAAAATCTCCTGTGCGTTCCAGCGGGGTCGGAACCACAGCACTGTTCAGAAATGTGCTGGTCGTTTGCCTCAGACCGGAGTAGGAAAAAAAGAAGAAGGTACTGTCTTTCCGGATGGGCCCACCAAATGTAGCGCCAAACTGGTGCCCGTGAAAAGGCGCCTTGGGCAGCGTGGAACCCCAGTCATTCGCGTTGAACACCGCATTGCGGACAAATTCAAATGCTGAGCCGTGAAAGCTATTGGTGCCGGACTTGGTCACCACGTCAATCACACCGCCGGCAAACCGGCCGTATTCGACACCGTAGTTATTCGTCTGAACCCGGAATTCCTGGATGGCTTCGGGATTGGGCAGCACATTCCCGGTGTTGCGGAGTCCGGTCATGTTGATGCCGCCGTCGAGATAGTAGCTTACCGATCCCACGCCGCCATCAACGCCGCCGTTGATCAGTGTGCGCTGCTCGGGAAATCCCAGCACGATGTTGCTGGTCGCGCTACTCGCGGTCGCGAGGCCGGCGTTGTTCGACTGCACTCCAGGCGTCAGATCGAGAAGCCTGTAAGGATTTCTGTCGACCAGCGGCAGATTTGCAATTTCGAAGGCCCGCACCGTACGCCCCAGCGAGGCACTGCTAGTGTCCACCAGTGGCGGTGCCTCCGTTACCACGACGCTGTCGCTTCCCCTTCCCACCTCCATCTTGACATCAACCCGGACATTCTCGTTTAAGGCGAGAATGATGTCCTTACGAACGTAATCTCGAAACCCTGCCGCTCTGACGTCCAGCTTGTAATTGCCGACCGGCAGAAACTCCGCCCGATAAGCGCCGTCGGCTGCGGATCGAATTTGTCGCACCATGTTGGTGTCGGTGTTGGTGAGGGTGATCTCCGCACCGGCGATGTAAGCGCCGTTCGGATCGACAACTGTGCCCAACAGCTTCGTAGTGGTGATCTGCGCCTGCGACAATATCGCCCCGAAAATGATGGCTTCGAGCCAAATCGAGGATCTGCGGCGCATGGTGCTTGCTCCGGTGGCCTGGGGTGACGCCTATGATATTGCATGAGGGGATGGAGCGCTGTTTGCGTCGCAAAACGCGGACTTCATCGCGAACCATATTCCAGGCGGACCAGACCCGGCCGGATCGATTCAAAAACAGGAGCCATCGAAATCTTGGTGCGAGAAACACAGCCCCTGGCTGCTCTTGGAAACAAGTTGCGATGTGAAGGAGCAGGATTGGCTGTTGCCTGGCAAGTTCAATGAGCCAAGGAATTCGAGGAACTCGTTCAGTTCAAGAAGCTGGTCCAGCAACAATTTATGCTTGCAGTTTTGTGGTGCTCGAGGAAATGAAGTTGGGCAGACTTTCAGCGCCTGGCACGCGCTGGCCGTAAGTTGGGATTTCGGATTCGTTTCGATTCATTTACGGACGGGGGCTTCGCTTCCATAGACGATGGGGCGCCCGGGTTCACGTCGTCCCCATTGAGTAACAGCTCGATGAAGAGCTTGACGCATGGGCTTAGACCCCTAACCGATATTTTTGCGTCTTTCATAATGCGACCCTTCGTATTGACCATTCGAGTTCCGGCTGTTGACTACTCTGCCCGCAAAAACGCAGAGGTGCATCCCGAAAAGCAGTGTTTTTTTCCTACCACCGAAGAATTGTGGATGAGTACCACATTCGGGGTACGGGCGTTCGTCGTGTTAAGCGTCTGCAATAGACAGCTTCGAAAGTCAGTTGCTTGCCGGAATCGGGGATGGACCAACAGTGTGAGCCAGCCCGCCTTTCGGAACCGGTTCTTCCAATCTCCGAACCAGCGAAGAAAGGGAGGAAAGCGTACCTCCAGCAATTCTTTGATTGCAGAAATCAGCTGCCTCGGAGAACCAGTCTTGGACACGCACTGATCAACCGAGCCCAGCTCCCAACCGCAGTAATCGCTCTCCGCGGAGTACATCAGGATGGGGACATGTATATTTATCTTCTTCATTCGTTCGGCGAGCCCAACCCCATTTTCGCCCGCTGTTTGATAATCGAGAATTACTGCATCCAGCGCCGCTGTCTCAAAGATATGGAGAGCCGCAGCTTCGTCGCGGGCCAGCAGCGTCTGATACCCTTGGCCTTGTAAGATGTCCCGCAGAGCAGCAACACCTTTCGGGTCACGACCAACGCACAGGATAAGTTCCTTCGATGTTTTCATAGGCACCTCGCAAGTAACGGGGCGGCCCTACCAGGACCATCCACACTGACAACGCACTGAGTCGCACAACCGGCTTTTTTGGA
Proteins encoded:
- a CDS encoding triple tyrosine motif-containing protein; translation: VKVGVPPRRLTFVYSGLSLRHPDRVRFRYELDGYDKNWSDPTAAHEATYTQLGPGRYTFRVAASNPDGAWNPAAASVGLEIAPLYWQTWWFRLSVVSFCALGILALYRMRLHRLAAQLNLRFEDRLNERTRIAQDLHDTLLQGFLSVSMRLHVVMEKLPQDSPARESISVVLELMRQVIDEGRNAVKGLRSSDGLSLDLPQAFSRIRNEMTLQGDVEFRVIVEGHIRPLRPVLRDEVYRIGREALINAVRHSQAKRIEIELEYTNKRLRVLVRDDGCGMDPRVLHSGREGHWGVIGMRERAEKIGGQLRIWSNVSAGTEVELSVPGQVAFESKSPGVVQRCLNRLSPRNGSASRLERS
- a CDS encoding carboxypeptidase regulatory-like domain-containing protein, which encodes MRRRSSIWLEAIIFGAILSQAQITTTKLLGTVVDPNGAYIAGAEITLTNTDTNMVRQIRSAADGAYRAEFLPVGNYKLDVRAAGFRDYVRKDIILALNENVRVDVKMEVGRGSDSVVVTEAPPLVDTSSASLGRTVRAFEIANLPLVDRNPYRLLDLTPGVQSNNAGLATASSATSNIVLGFPEQRTLINGGVDGGVGSVSYYLDGGINMTGLRNTGNVLPNPEAIQEFRVQTNNYGVEYGRFAGGVIDVVTKSGTNSFHGSAFEFVRNAVFNANDWGSTLPKAPFHGHQFGATFGGPIRKDSTFFFFSYSGLRQTTSTFLNSAVVPTPLERTGDFSQSAHKPIDPATGKVFTCDGVVGKICSNRLDPVAMNILNTLVPSATPGVAGNVWQGYVPSPYNSDEFLIKVDHQINTAHRFTGSYFETGGSNTIQAGGGNLPWGVQELSWRQHEVNLSDVWVISGDQVNQAWLTYTRNFGGRLNLPPTSLGDLGSTFTVQGVPSLPQITVQGYFNLTNAIAGPTAGTNFYSLRDVFLWSRGRHTIKFGAELSLNKDIQQTLLNNYGVFTFNGGVTKASNALADFELGIPSAVSQDSPITGYTNSWYIALFAQDDFRVHPRVTLNLGLRWDVQTPPTDPLDREATYLAGEQSTVRPSAPTGILFPGDAGVERGIVPIRWHHVSPRVGVAWDPFGDGRTAVRAGAGVYFGSVSGNEWNTTTNFEPFSIRLSFANVNQKTSPSGAPLGATLSNPYNAYPGGNPFPYQGTFVAGGSIFGASTNFQWPYTYQLNFSVARQLTNSLAVTAAYVGSLSHDLPFAQDVNYPVVTANATTSSANVLARRPNPAFGQILLLQSNQTASYHALQLEASKRMGNHFGLSAFYVYSKTLNSVELQNNTTQGGAQNMSNLSEDRGRADTDQRHVFGASFVFQPNYYNGSSGLARGILNGWSISSIIRWRSGVPFTVLNGIDANLDGVSNTDRAQLIGDPHVSHPTAARWFNTDAFVQNQAVTGVATDGNSPRNFLDNPGYQDIDLAILRDFKLTERFGLTFRAEATNAFNMVSLVGQRTGATGFGQTVGTALFGQLRNAQPMRRLQFGLRLVF
- a CDS encoding response regulator; protein product: MKTSKELILCVGRDPKGVAALRDILQGQGYQTLLARDEAAALHIFETAALDAVILDYQTAGENGVGLAERMKKINIHVPILMYSAESDYCGWELGSVDQCVSKTGSPRQLISAIKELLEVRFPPFLRWFGDWKNRFRKAGWLTLLVHPRFRQATDFRSCLLQTLNTTNARTPNVVLIHNSSVVGKKHCFSGCTSAFLRAE